The genome window tgacctgtatggctgttgatcaagtatgctttgcattcacttgtgaatgtgtcaaaagccgtagatattgtgtgactgggctggcacgcataggcagtgccttcaaggtttattggcgctctgtacttctccctacgtccgtgtgcacagcggcgtttaaaaagtcatacattttactttttgagaccgataccgataatttatcggccgatactatcggcagtccaatattattattggagtagtctttaaaaatatttcactgatggacaaatgaatagaaataggccagatgaataaattaacactcaatcagcatgctaaatgaaactataacctacattcctGTATGACAACAGactggctagcagaacagaaggcagaggaaactacacattttgatttagtatttgctagttgaactttacagatcacaaaaaaaggtaaatttgttagcataaatgaatgggattaaacatagagaaaattagcatcacagctaacggagaaatagtttcggttcattatgagactgtggtggtacataaacctagctagctagagatattggccccaaaatcatttaacaagtccaggaacagctagctagctagcttgagtagaagtctgctggagtagtctacagtcaaacagtaacaagcaattacaccttcattaaacttaaataccacagatcaaatatatttaccccagtaatatcatcaaaacttacctgactggatgaagtccttgggctcaaatactagtgtggcctcaatagccctgctgtagtgtgtagcatgcttggaattatctgggcatgtgatggaggaatgcacagtgcagggttgaaattcaaccaaattgcattaaatcaggttgtctTAGGTAATAaccatgctgcaagatctagcatgtagcatgcaatgtttattcccattaattcccattaattcccattaattcccatggaaagtttccaactttgaatattcccggaatttttcaACCCTATTACTTACACACACTAAGTctccattcaacttactgcatcatgaatTTAATTaactattgtggccactaggtgtccacTTCAACTCGAAGACAGCGTTGAGTCTAATCCAGACAGTTCATAATAAACAGTTCTCTGTTTAATTAAttgcacttgatcaaacctttcctaacattccacactacaaaataataaaaatatgtaagaTTCCTACTGATATTGTTTCGGATTAATATCAGTATCTAGGCTCcgatatcgtatcggaagtgaaaaaggacaccattaatttatttatgttttaattttttcaaagagTATCAAGAAGGGCTGGACTATTATGGTAATAATAGTAATCAtaattatttttgattgataGTGAAATCATGGTTAATAACCCGATTATCaattaatttgaattttttttttactgtaccaaaactcaactttaaatataaattaaaagaacAACGGATTCAAATTAGTgacaaataaacaacaacaataataataatattagtaaaatcaataaactaaaaatatcaacagCAATATAGTAAAACAATAAAATTCAGTTttctattttacatttttttaatttagttttttaccttttacaattattttaccaccatagattgtgtgctttttgtgtcattaATCAAGTGTAACTAAATGCACAAATCCTCATTTATTGGTGCGATACATCTTCGGAAAAATTTTGACCAATATTTTCAGTCAAAGCATAATATTTTTTGTGAATGTGCTTTGCAATTGGCTTATGTAAGAtactttttttgaaacatttatatTGTTAGCACAGcacagtcagaccggatgtggtTGTTCTGAGCTTGACGAGTGTGGAGACGACTTGAGGCCGTTTAAAAACAAAGCGAGCCTCTCTAGTTACGActactgtttgtacattgatcttacatccatgatgtcgttcacaacaacacaagcagaagagatgtgttgtgggtgtgggATTGTTCTTGTAGTGTAGTCGCTGTTTGGATTGGCCATCTCGACATTTAGTTTAGGACATGTTTGAATAAGCGGCACCAGACACAGTATTTTCACCAACAAATGTTGCTTCTccacacaatgacaacatttcactcacatttaagTCAATTTTCCTGATATTCTGCATTTAACAGAggattccgttttattggccaactggcagatttttttttaatagtttagtgattattgattaaacATACTCGTGCAGTATCATATACAAAGTAGCAACCAGGGAGAAGTAatatcccaaacttctagtagacgtgGTCTTGTTATCACTCCAACACTCACTCATCTGTTTCACTGTTGTACGTTCAGGCATTTGAATGTTGTCATCGTTTTTAATGATTGtgtcttttttttctgtcttgtgaattgcatgttttagtttgaaaagtaactctcctcttgtttcaggtcacttgcccttccttttgtgtcatcagtctgaagtcatccctgacccctgattgtttccacctgttccccattaccctcatgtgtcttataagcccacgcctccctttgttctgtgccagattgtctcgtttgtTCGTGCCTCTCTAGCTACCTGTCCAAGCCTTGCCTCGTCTCTTGTTTGAATATcttgatcctgaattcccttgttgatattttgagttttctttttctccacctcagcagagtgattttggttatttagttttgcagccgaagtggtgagttttcagttttttcttacagttcttccTTTTCCTAAATTTTTTGAGTGACACCTTTTGTTAACCTTTTTTTAGATAAGATACAGTGTAGAAGTTTTATAGCCATTGATTCTCCCTccttttggagcgttttttgtttatgataaattttatatattatatcctGCACCAAGTatagtttgttattgtttttgtgtttcctcctttcggagtgattttcggttgtttctttttgtggaacctttttTTGCCGACTAGTCAGGTTATAGCCTATGTTGATTTGCCCTGACTCTGAAGGTGAAAagaaactttcaaaataaaagcctgccggatttttccctactctgcatctgagtcccatttttgaccaagcctgacagaTTGTGAGAAGCCAAAATCGAAATTGTTCGATTAATTTGATCAATTGTCCAgtcagtatccagtaacaaacgtgtctggatCATTCTACTTTCAGCATCAATGagcttaatttaattaattattgtgccCACCAGGTGTCtccaaaaacaacttaaataaacaaaataatgcttttgttcaaaagcatACATCTGTTATAAAGTTAGGGTTTATCATACCTATCAATgtagatcaaaccttttctaacatttaaAATTATAAAGGTATGTGGTCTTGTTTTCACTCCAACACTCACTCATCGGTTTCACTGTTGTAAGTTTAGGCATTTGCATGTTGTCGTTGTTTTTTTATGATTGTGAGAAGTTGAAATTGTTCGATTAATTTGATCAACTGCCCAGCcctaatatccagtaacaaatgtgtctggatCATTCAACTTTCAACATCAATTAACTTaatttaatgtattattgtgCCCACCAGGTGTCtccaaaaacaacttaaatatacaaaataatacttTAGTTAAAAAACTTACATCTGTTATAAAGTCAAGGTTTATCGTACCTACCGATGTAGATCAAACCTCCTTTTTAACATTTGAAATTATAAAAGTATGTTTGATTAGTGCTGATATCATATCGGTATTGGCAAATACTTAAGGCCAAAAATCCCGCCCTccaaaacctactcagtggcctagtggttagagtgtccaccctgagatcggtaggttgtgagttcaaaccccggccgagtcataccaaagactataaaattgggacccattacatccctgcttggtactcagcgtcaagggttggaattgggggttaaatcaccaaaaatgattctcgggcgtggcaccgctgctgcccactgctcccctcacctcccagggggtgaacaaggggatgggtcaaatgcagaggacaaatttcaccacacctagtgtgtgtgtgacaatcattggtactttaactttttaactttaacttaaaagacCTAACCAACTTTAACTCGGTGAACCTTACATTGTTATTCCTTTTTAATGTTTAATATGTGCATAAAttaataaatgtcattttaagacATGGACATATTTTTCGCCctgatttaaaaaaactaaaacatgcacAGCAGAGGGGTCTGATCTCATGTTTTACTTCAGAAAAAAGATTTGACCCCCTTTGACATTTGTAACTGCCCCATTGGTCACTTAGTCGTGACACGGGGGCCATGTTCAGCCAGGCTTAAAAAGCAAATGTCATTTGTAAAGGCCACGGTTCATAAGTATGACTGTCATTGCATTAGCCTGGTGGGCGGAATGGTTTGGGATTAAATTATGTTACGTTTCTGTGTTTATAAGCTTTCACACTCTGTAAAACTATCACAAAGTGAATTAATCTCTCCCAATGAAGGCTTATTGGGATGTTTATTAAATTGTTAAAGCACCACATTACCATATTTAACAATAAAGGGCAAGAATGTGGGATGATGATTGAAGGTCTTGTATAAGTCTTTGTTGTTGTCGACGAGAGCCCCCTGTTGGTCGTTTAATACACTGCAGCTGCTTGTCGGCCTATTTCCGCTTCcggtgtaaacaaacatggcggttCAACTCAGCAAAAATGCGTTTTTTACTCGCGTTTTCTGTTTAAGATAGGATTTAACGGTGAACACGATGGTTGACACGAACACAGAACCGAGTTTAATTCGATACTTCTGCACGGCCGGTAACGGAATGGAGCCGTTTTTAGTCGACGAGGTGACGCGGAAGTTAACGGGCCAAGACGTGAGTAGTGGATCATTTTAGAGTAGACACTGTCCAGCTAACTTGTCTTTTCACATACtggttgtttgtgtttttgtaggttaAAATGTACCAAGGTAAAGTGCTGTTCACTTCCTGCGCGAATATAACCACAATTCGGGATATCAAGTCTGCGGAGAGACTCTTCTTGCTGTTGAAGCATGACTCACCTGTGAAGTTGCCCGCTTACACCAGTCCAGGTAGCAGCTTAAACAcgcaaattaactttaaaaaatgaTAAATCTAAATAGAACTGTTGAGCAACTGTTTCTTTGTCGTGTGTTGACACAGCAAGAGCGGCCTCTGTGCTGCAGTCTACGCTGATAAACGACGTGAAACTGTGGACTGATGCTGCAATGACGTGGAGGCGCCTGCAGGGGGAGCTCGCGGTTAACACAGAAGATCTGAGGGAGGCTGAAGAGAAGTATGATGAGGAGTTGAGAAGAAGTGTACACAGGGAggaagaggagaaggaggaggctgGCAGTGCACTCAATGGAAAACAGACCCCGGGAACAAGGAGGTCGATGTGCCAGACGATGAAGAAAAAGAGGAAGATGAACTGTGAAGATGAGCCGCGTGCTGAGGAGGATGAAAAAAGCGGGGAAGTGGACGACTTGACTGCGGGGAAACATGGTAAGCTTACACAACCAACTTTACAGTTAGTGGTTTTCATATTCTATAATAtacatttgcagcccgcagctcttttaaaaaaaaaaatactattactaaaaaaaaccATAAAAAATTGGAATAAACGAGCAAGCAGGTGTAGTGtgacgagaaaatgttgcaatattgacacaaatggggcggtatggcgtagtgggtagagcgtccgtgccagaaacctgagggttgcaggttcactccccgcctcttgacatccaaatcgctgccgttgtgtccttgggcaggacacttcacccttgcccccggtgccactcacactggtgaatgaatgatgaatgaatgataggtggtggtcggaggggctgtaggcgcaaactggcagcctcgcttccgtcagtctactccagggcagctgtggctacaaatgtagcttaccacaaccaggtgtgaatgaatgatggattcccacttctctgtgaacgctttgagtatctaataatagaaaagcgctatataaaatcgaatccattattattattacaaataacACAGATGCCATTACAACTGACATTGCtgcaaaaataatacaaacttaaAATCGGCTATTGGATCGAGAGTTTAATCTAGATATTTAAGAGTTGAAAGTAAagattatatatagtatattatatatacactaccgttcaaaagtttggggtcacattgaaatgtccttatttttgaaggaaaagcactgtacttttcaatgaagataactttaaactagtcttaactttaaaaaaatacactctatacattgctaatgtggtaaatgactattctagctgcaaatgtctggtttttggtgcaatatctacataggtgtatggaggcccatttccagcaactatcactccagtgttctaatggtacaatgtgtttgctcattggctcagaaggctaattgatgattagaaaacccttgtgcaatcatgttcacacatctgaaaacagtttagctcgttacagaagctacaaaactgaccttcctttgaacagattgagtttctggagcatcacatttgtggggtcaattaaacgctcaaaatggccagaaaaagagaactttcatctgaaactcgacagtctattcttgttcttagaaatgaaggctattccacaaaattgtttgggtgaccccaaacttttgaacggtagtgtatatatatatatatatatatatatatccatccatccattttctaccgcttatcccttttcggggtcgcggggggtgctggagcctatctcatctacaatcgggcggaaggcggggtacgctctggacaagtcgccacctcatcactgtgtatatatatatatatatatatatatatatatatatatatatatatatatatatatatatatatatatatatatatatataatattcttaACATCATTAACATAATTTgtaacttttatgagtggggggccTTTTGCATCCCTGAGATTTTTAGtcagatttttttaaaccgttcaaaaaataataatgaatcaaaataaatgttgttatgaactattgaaatatttaaggctccaattaccacgcattaaatatatgtattttttagatgttttagggaaaatgttgcatatttcgtGTTTTGGTCATAAAATTTGGGTTTTCTTTGggaaaaaaagaacataaaacattaaaaaaaataatggcaatgGAGAGATCTGAagttatgataaatgggttatacttgtatagcgcttttctaccttcaaggtactcaaagcgctttgacactatttccacattcacccattcacacacacattcacacactgatggcgggagctgccatgcaaggcgctaaccagcactcatcaggagcaagggtgaagtgtcttgcccaaggacacaacggacgtgacaaggatggtagaaggtggggattgaaccccagtaaccagcaaccctccgattgctggcacggccactctaccaacttcgccacgccgttgatctatagatatttaagtgttcaaagttaaaaaaataataataataattaccggtACTTATTTTTaaggggaagtctgggcttttgcCTAGactaagctgctgcccccgcggccAGACTTTggataaacgaaagaagatggatagatagacTTATTTTTAAGACTGTAATGACTGAAACCCTTTTGGGTCTTTGGGTCCTTTAACAGtcaccaaaattgaggggagccctaattaaaaaaatgaaaaatatctaaatggcccccgattgctttcatttttcagtttaGACACCCCAATAtaagatatataataataaaaaataatctatataATTATTCCATTCATTTTCTTTAGCGCTTGTTCTCATTAGGATGAGCTGGAGgcaatcccagctgactttggggtgAGAGGCGGGGTTACACCTTAGACTGGTCACAGTTAGACAAACATTTACACCTTTCGACAatttagagcacaggtgtcagacTCTGATCTGACCCACCGTATGTgtgtgcatcaataaagtacttcttctttattgatagattttttttttccttcaaatttttctttaaagaaataaaagaaTTGCAATCAAATtcatattttctatttttttataagtatctgatcatgcaacaagtTATTCCAAACATATAATAAATACCCAAATTAGGTACTAACTTTTTCACTTGCGATACTATAGCGATATTGGAGCTTCGTGTATTGGCCGATACTGACATTatccgatacaatatcagcagaaatcatacatacttttactaTTTGTTCTACCTCAAAGCTGCAAGGTGGACAATACATgataaaacatttaataatgaCAATTGttgcatttattattaataattacaatattatatattattatattactaaTATGTTTTCATCTTTTTGAAtgattattgtaatattttattttctaaaatgttttttagaaatcattttatttaatgatttttaaaataattgtatttagtaacatattttaaaatattaaaaaatataaataaaaaaatgatctaGAAAAAATCAATAAATGCACATATTATATTATTCTAGCACACTATAACATGTTATTACAACAACTACACACAAAAATGTATGCTATTTAATTAATattgcagctgcccgacttttaacaaacacaagaaaaagagagcacattactcctgttttagcctccctccactggctgcctgtgtcttttagagtccactctgtaccgaggatgtcgttgtggcttgtacagccctttgagacacttgtcatttaaggctatataaataaacattgattgattgattgattgatcttacttgtttttaaatccttgcatggtcttgccccaccttacctctctgagctgctccacctctatgcccccacccggtccctcaggtcagctgatcagctgatcctgggggtacccaaatccaagcgtaagctcaggggggacagagccttctctgttgcgggccccaaactctggaatgatcttccactccatgtgagacaggccccttctttggctatttttaagacccttcttaaaacccatttttattcactggcttttaacccagcatgagactctaaactgtttttaacttttaacttttttaactgtttttaacttttaactgctttttatctaacaaaattgttcttagggtaattttgtatttgcttttttaatgtgtattttacttctgttttaatttgtattttttagtctgtcctttgcctttatttctttgtggtgtacagccctttgtttttcaactgtggttgtttttaaagggcttttataaataaagttggtatggtatggtatggtaatatTATtattcagtccctccaggatttcacaagctttttttttatttgtgattGTACTTTtactattttgtagtgtggaatgttagaaaaagcttaaacaagtgaaattaatcaaacagagaacaatggtaagtATGGAAAAAAACCActtacctatttattattaaccacctggaatggacgtatgctgtctttaagttgaagcggAGTGGTAATTGTAACAATAAACTATTAAAATAAGCTCATGacccagtaagttgaatgatgctggcacatttgttactggacactttctaatatgccttggagactttgtatgtgtaagtagtaTGCAACTATGAGTAtttgatacttgttaatattgacaAATGTTCTGTTTATTGTTCAATTAAAGAGACTTTATTATTAGCGTGTGTGCCATTGTGTgctaagctgttgtgtagctgctagttcctagaAGCCTCTCGTCTACcgtgtttattttttataaattacttgactaaaatagaagaaaagggcaaccatgtgtgtttattggaggacatttagatgctaaCTGGCTGCCAGGAATCACTGCTTGTatgggacattttacatgcaagccaatataatctgatacttgtttttgttttgctgatTTTAGATTGATATCTAATATCAAATCATGACACCTTAAACTTAAGtacctgctt of Entelurus aequoreus isolate RoL-2023_Sb linkage group LG09, RoL_Eaeq_v1.1, whole genome shotgun sequence contains these proteins:
- the thumpd2 gene encoding THUMP domain-containing protein 2 isoform X2; the encoded protein is MVDTNTEPSLIRYFCTAGNGMEPFLVDEVTRKLTGQDVKMYQGKVLFTSCANITTIRDIKSAERLFLLLKHDSPVKLPAYTSPARAASVLQSTLINDVKLWTDAAMTWRRLQGELAVNTEDLREAEEKYDEELRRSVHREEEEKEEAGSALNGKQTPGTRRSMCQTMKKKRKMNCEDEPRAEEDEKSGEVDDLTAGKHGKGKAAKETRLSEGPSSVPLSFRINCKCSGPLSRILSMQEISKALGVCLSRQLGWKVDLRNPQLEISVYLTDDLCLLGIPLTRLPLANRSYIKTTGLRSTVAWAIAELAQIQPGNLVLDPMCGVGTILIEAAQEHKLAYFLGLDIDDGQLNKANDNVSFAKLGDQMHLLKASCTESSVWGEPWRSS